Proteins co-encoded in one Salvelinus sp. IW2-2015 linkage group LG17, ASM291031v2, whole genome shotgun sequence genomic window:
- the LOC139029048 gene encoding uncharacterized protein isoform X3, protein MGYEQAVFFLLCSCVQQQDARKIEFTVVSSFDHEDNFSGKELMVHAPLSMAGDLPVCSHGCHWNLPRDNLSQKPCQPLQPLQPGECLGRSNVEKRCAIE, encoded by the exons ATGGGATATGAGCAAGCTGTATTTTTTTTGCTATGTTCATG TGTGCAGCAGCAAGATGCCCGGAAGATAGAATTCACGGTGGTCAGCTCCTTCGATCACGAAGATAACTTTAGTGGCAAGGAGCTGATGGTCCATGCACCTCTGTCAATGGCTGGAGATCTGCCAG TCTGTTCACATGGATGCCACTGGAACTTACCTCGGGATAACCTTTCACAGAAACCATGTCAACCGCTGCAACCTTTACAACCAG GAGAATGCCTGGGCCGATCCAACGTGGAGAAGCGCTGTGCCATTGAGTAG
- the LOC139029048 gene encoding uncharacterized protein isoform X1, with protein MGYEQAVFFLLCSCVQQQDARKIEFTVVSSFDHEDNFSGKELMVHAPLSMAGDLPVCSHGCHWNLPRDNLSQKPCQPLQPLQPVSVSPSLLWMTWLLTCIRTPIIGVLMIAHIIHLLDDKKQEMVRQER; from the exons ATGGGATATGAGCAAGCTGTATTTTTTTTGCTATGTTCATG TGTGCAGCAGCAAGATGCCCGGAAGATAGAATTCACGGTGGTCAGCTCCTTCGATCACGAAGATAACTTTAGTGGCAAGGAGCTGATGGTCCATGCACCTCTGTCAATGGCTGGAGATCTGCCAG TCTGTTCACATGGATGCCACTGGAACTTACCTCGGGATAACCTTTCACAGAAACCATGTCAACCGCTGCAACCTTTACAACCAG TAAGTGTGAGTCCATCTCTCCTCTGGATGACCTGGCTTTTGACATGTATCAGGACCCCGATCATCGGGGTCCTGATGATAGCCCACATCATCCACCTACTGGATGACAAGAAGCAGGAGATGGTCCGTCAGGAGAGATAA
- the LOC139029048 gene encoding centrosomal protein of 104 kDa-like isoform X2 yields the protein MGYEQAVFFLLCSCVQQQDARKIEFTVVSSFDHEDNFSGKELMVHAPLSMAGDLPGSVHTLRRSLQLAGQSRVRKLQLLAHQYLISGKIEFHIGDRLPEAH from the exons ATGGGATATGAGCAAGCTGTATTTTTTTTGCTATGTTCATG TGTGCAGCAGCAAGATGCCCGGAAGATAGAATTCACGGTGGTCAGCTCCTTCGATCACGAAGATAACTTTAGTGGCAAGGAGCTGATGGTCCATGCACCTCTGTCAATGGCTGGAGATCTGCCAG GTTCTGTCCATACCCTTAGGAGGTCACTGCAGTTGGCAGGTCAGAGTCGGGTCCGTAAGCTGCAGCTGCTGGCCCACCAGTACCTGATCTCAGGCAAGATAGAGTTCCACATCGGCGACAGACTACCAGAGGCCCACTAA
- the LOC111976914 gene encoding leucine-rich repeat-containing protein 47 isoform X2, translating into MDVQENWPEIEKAAKEKRRELVLQGAVIDEKISLNGGLCSTIYSLKLLNYLEVIQCPSLTEIHGDIKNLTTLTSLIVCRNKLSSIPKTIGHLKSLKVLDISVNNLNALPDEITQLSELNTLNVSCNNIESLPDGLCHCTKLSIINISKNGITRFPDDFYRLDLLSTVIASENYIEDLSGNVHMLSALKVLDLSNNKLSDIPYELSDCSKLKEINFKGNKLKDKRLEKMVNGCQTKSILDYLRAGGRGKGKGSKQADGDGDKADGGRNAEKTQTKKQRKQKKKNEEDEDEVDKLNRLVVKVLHISDNPGAFTVKVANELKDVRPYLVCCVVRGMNFRSGNALKRFLAAQTKLHDDLCGKRTTATIATHDMQLLKGPLMYDARLPPILKIVPLGRKEMTAVELMRQLQLEAEDQRKQRKRQNVSGLHKLHGMLTTCYASAARRQGKLLVSIKLIL; encoded by the exons ATGGATGTTCAAGAGAATTGGCCAGAAATAGAGAAAGCCGCAAAAGAGAAGAGACGCGAACTGGTCCTGCAAGGTGCAGTTATCGATGAAAAGATATCCTTGAATGGAGGGCTGTGTTCCACTATCTATTCTCTCAAGCTCCTAAATTACCTAGAAGTCATCCAATGCCCGAGTTTGACAGAAATTCACGGAGACATCAAAAATCTGACCACCCTTACAAGCTTGATTGTTTGTAGGAATAAGCTTTCCTCTATTCCAAAAACCATTGGACATTTGAAGTCACTGAAAGTCCTCGACATTTCAGTCAACAACCTGAATGCTTTGCCTGATGAGATAACCCAGCTAAGCGAGCTCAATACACTCAACGTGAGCTGCAACAATATCGAGTCACTGCCAGATGGACTGTGTCATTGCACGAAGCTCTCCATCATCAACATCTCAAAAAATGGCATCACTCGGTTCCCTGATGACTTCTATCGCCTGGATCTCCTCAGCACTGTCATCGCCTCTGAGAATTACATTGAAGACCTGAGTGGAAATGTTCACATGCTTTCTGCTCTAAAG GTTTTGGACCTATCCAACAACAAGCTCAGTGACATCCCCTACGAGTTGAGCGACTGCTCCAAGCTGAAGGAGATCAACTTCAAGGGAAACAAACTAAAAGACAAGCGGCTGGAGAAGATGGTCAATGGTTGCCAGACCAAGTCCATCCTGGACTACCTTCGGGCCGGTGGCAGAGGGAAAGGCAAAGGCAGCAAGCAGGCCGATGGGGACGGGGATAAGGCCGACGGGGGCCGGAACGCAGAGAAGACCCAGACCAAAAAGCAGCgcaagcagaagaagaagaatgaggaGGACGAGGATGAGGTGGATAAGTTGAACCGGCTGGTGGTGAAGGTGCTTCACATTTCTGACAACCCCGGGGCGTTCACTGTAAAGGTGGCCAACGAGCTGAAGGATGTGAGGCCATACTTGGTGTGCTGTGTGGTCAGAGGCATGAACTTCAGGTCGGGGAATGCGCTCAAGAGATTCCTGGCTGCTCAG ACCAAACTTCACGATGACCTATGTGGTAAAAGGACAACTGCAACCATTGCAACTCACGACATGCAGCTACTCAAGGGACCTCTCATGTATGATGCCAGGCTTCCTCCCATATTAAAG ATAGTCCCCCTGGGCCGTAAGGAGATGACTGCGGTGGAGCTGATGAGGCAGTTGCAGCTGGAGGCAGAGGaccagaggaaacagaggaagaggcagaatGTTTCTGGCCTCCACAA ACTGCATGGCatgctgaccacctgttacgcgagtgcagcaaggaggcaaggtaagttgctagttagcattaaacttatcttataa